The genome window GAGCATTTCCTTGGCCTCGCCGCGTTGAACCTCATCACCTTCGGTCAACACTTCGGAAAGGATATCCCGAGCACCGTCCGCATCCCCCATGTCGATATAGGCCTGGGCGAGGTCGAGCTTGGTGGCCACCTCATCCGTGCCGGAGAGGAAGTCGAATTCCGGCTCATCATCGCCCTGCGCCGCATCTTCTGCGGTGAAAGACGGCTCGATGGATGGATGCTCCAGGCTCTGGGACAAGCGATCCAGCTCGGCGTTGACATCATCCAGCTCCGACGTGAACGCATCGGGCTTGGCGGCGGCTTCCGGCTCATCGGCCAGGGACAGGTCGAAATCTTCTGGCAAATCGAAGTCATCCAGCGCCGCAGGCGTGAGGGTCGGCGGCTCGACGGCCGGCACGTCCTTCATCTGCTCTTCCAGGCCCGAGAGGAAGTCGTCATCGGATTGTGCCGAAGCGGGGGCATCCAGTTGCAGGTCCAGATCGAAGTCCGACAGGTCATCCGGGCTGGCCTTGGCTTCGGTCTGCTGCTGCAGCAGCGACTCGAACGTCTGCTGATCGTCCTTGACCTCGGCCGGGGACGCCTGCTCAAGCTCGTCGAGGCTCAGATCGAAATCGGTGTCGAAGGCCTCGGGCGCAGGAGCAGCCGGCTTGTCTTCCAGCAAATCCTTGACGTATTGAGCGTCCAGGGCAGCTGCAGCCACTGCGGCGCTAACACCCGCCGCCAACACCGCCATGGCCGGGAAGCGACTCTTGAGCTGTTCGACCTGGGCATGGTTTTCACCATTGGCCACGAGTTGACGCTCCTGGGTCACGAAGCCGTCCTTGTCGTTTTGCAGGCCGTAGACTTCCATCAGCTTCAAGCGCAGGTCGCTGCGCTTGGGCTCATGCTTGATCGCTTGCTCCAGCACGTCGGCGGCCTGGTTCAGGTGACCACGGTCGATATGGGACTGGGCTTGGGCCAGCGCATCGTTTGAGTTCACCGGAGCCACGGCAACAGCCAGCGGCGCCAGTACGGAAGCAACGGTCGGCACAACAGGCGCCGGCTCAACCACCGGAGCCGGGGCCGGTGCGGCGGCCAGCTTTACGCTGGGCGGCGGCGTCTCCAGGCCTTCGAAGCTGCTTGGCGGCAGGTCGTCATGGAGGTTCGAGGTGAACTCCGGCTCTTCAGCCAGGGCCCGCGCCATGCGCAAGTGTTTTTCCTCTTCGCGGCGCGCATTGCGATGGCGCGCCCACAACAACAGGAGCAACAACACCAACAGGCCCGCTGCGCCCCCGATCACACCGAGTACGATCGGGTTGGTCAGCAGTTCGTTGAATTTGCCGTCGGGGCTGGCCGGTGCCACACCTGTCTTGACCGGTTCAGGCGCTGGCGCGACGGGTGCAGGGGTGACGGCATCGGGCGTAGCAGGTGCAGTGGATGGCTCGCCTGCCAACTGCGCAGGCATTGCTGCAGTCGCCGGAGCAGCCGGAACACCCTTTTCAGCCTGCAAACGCGCCAGTTGATCGTTTTTCAGTTGAATCAGTTTTTGCAGCTTGTCCAACTGACTTTGCAGGTCTGCCGCGCGGCTTTTCAGCTCTTCGTTGTCGCGTCGGGTGGTGTCCAGTTGCTCCTGGGTCATCGCCAGCTTGTCGCTGAGTGCCGCACTGTCGCCCGCCTTGCCCTTGGCGCCCTTCTTGGCGGCTTCGGCCGACACCAGGCTCAAGTTGTCCTTGGCGTTGGTGCTTGCAGGCGCGTTGCCTGCCTGGGTGCGCTTGGTGGCGTCCAGTTGCTGTTTGCCCGCTGCCGGATTGGTGGCGGCGCGTCGACCCTGACGCCAGGCGGCATTTTGCGCGCTGACCTCAGCAATTGCCTGGGGTTGCGGCAGCGCGGTGCTTTGTACGGCATCCGGCAGGCGCAGGACCTGGCCGGTTTTCAGACGGTTGATATTGCCGTCGATGAACGCATCCGGGTTCAGCGCCTGGATCGCCAGCATGGTCTGCTGCACGGAGCCGCCATTGCGGTGCTTCGCGGCAATTTCCCACAGGGTGTCGCGGGAGGTGGTGGTGTGTTGTGCCGGTTTGCTCGCTGCGGTCGCGGTGCTGGCCGGAGCAGCCAGACGCGGCGCAGGCGCGACAGCTGCGGGTGCCGACTGGTCGAACTTGGCCGGGTCGAGCAAGACGCTGTAGTCACGCATCAAACGGCCATTAGGCCATTGCACCTGCAACAGAAAACGTACGTAGGAGTCCGGCAACGGCTTGCTGGAGGTGACGCGCACCACGCTGCGGCCATTGGGGTTGATCACCGGGGTGAACGTCAGGTCATTGAGAAACGCCTGGCGATCGACGCCGGCATCCACAAACGCCTGGGCAGACGCCAGGCTTGGCGTGATCTCGGTAGCGGTGAGGCCACCGACATCGAGCAATTCGATTTCCACCGCCAACGGCTGATTCAACTTCGACTTGAGGGTCATCTCCCCCAGCTGCAGCGCCTGCGCCATACCGGAGGACAGCGCCGAGGCGGCCGCTATTGCTAACACCAGCTTGCGAACTTGAACCATAGCCTCATCCTTTGTTTGAACACTCCCCGGCCTGCGAGAAGGTTGGTAACCGCTGCCATAAGGCATGGCGAGCCGATAGGTCACCGACGCGCAACTTTTCCTGCCTGGGGCCAAGCATAGCGCCTGGCTAGAATCAATCTACAAATTGCCGCCAAGTATCTTTTACGCAAGGCCTTTTATCAACAACTGCGCCAGCTGTACGGCATTCAGTGCGGCGCCTTTGCGTACGTTATCTGACGTCAGCCACAGATTTAGTTCCGCCGGGTCATCCACGCCTGCCCGGACGCGACCGACATAGACCACATCCTGGCCCACTGCATCGCCGACTGCTGTAGGAAAATCCCCTTCATCCACGAGCTCGATGCCCGGCGCAGCGTCAAGTGCGCGGCTCACCGCAACCAGATCGACCGCCGCCCCCAGTTGCAGGGACACTGTCAGGCTATCGCCAAAAAACACCGGGGCTTGAACGCAGGTTGCGGAAATCTTTAGCAAAGGTAATCCCAGCACTGCACGCAACTCGTGGACCAGGCGTTTTTCCAGGGTCGTATGCCCCTGGGCATCCGGCGTACCGACCTGCGCCAACAGGTTGAAGGCGACCTGCCGATCAAAGAACTTCGGCTCCAGCGGGCGCATATTCAGCAGCTCGGCGGTTTGCCGGGCCAGTTCGCTGACGGCTTCACGCCCCTGGGCCGACATCGCCAGGCTGGCGGTGACGCTCACCCGCTGGATATCCAGCAAGCCCCGCAAAGGCGCCAGCACCACCGCCAGGTTGGTCGCAGACGGGCTCGGGCTGCCGAGCTGGAACGGCTTCTTCAGGCCTTCCAGCACGTGGGCATTGGCCTCCGGCACCACCTGCGGCGCCTGTTCGGCCGGCAACGCACCGGACAAGTCGATCACCGAGCACCCCGCCGCCGTGGCACGCGGCGCAAAACTCAGGGTGACAGCCGGCCCCGCCGCAAAGAACGCCAGCTGCGCCTTGCTGAAGTCAAATTCGTCGACTTCCTTGACCCGCACATTCTTGCCGCGAAAGGGCACGGAGGCGCCGGCCGAGTTGTTGCCCGCCAGCAAATACAGGGTGCCTACCGGAAAATCCAGCTCTTCGAGGATCTGCACCAGGGTTTCACCGACGGTGCCGGTGGCGCCGATCACGGCGATTTCAAAGGTCTGGGTCATGGGGGCTGCCTCGGGCATTGCGGGGGGAGCGGCACTTTACCGGGTGGTGGGGGGTGAGGCAATTAAGCTGGGGTTTGTGGTGGGGCTGATGGCCTCATCGGGGGCAAGCCCCCTCCCACATTTTGACCTGCGAACCCGTTCGAGTGTGGGAGGGGGCTTGCCCCCCGATGAGGCCCGACCAAACAACAAAAAACCCGCGCCTGTCACCAGAACGCGGGTTTCTCTCATTGCCTTACGCGATCAACGCTCCAGCAAAATCCGCAACATGCGGCGCAGCGGTTCGGCCGCGCCCCACAGCAGCTGGTCGCCCACGGTGAATGCACCAAGGAACTGACTGCCCATGTTCAGTTTGCGCAGACGGCCCACCGGTACATTCAGGGTGCCGGTGACCTTGGTCGGGCTCAGCTCCTGCATGCTGATATCACGGTTGTTCGGCACCAGCTTGACCCAAGGGTTGTGCTGACTGATCAACGCTTCGATATCGGCAATCGGCACGTCTTTGTTCAGCTTGATGGTCAGCGCCTGGCTGTGGCAGCGCATCGCGCCGATACGCACGCAGATGCCGTCTACCGGGATCGGGCTCTTGAAGCGGCCGAGGATCTTGTTGGTCTCGGCCTGGGCCTTCCACTCTTCGCGGCTCTGGCCGTTCGGCAGTTCCTTGTCGATCCACGGGATCAGGCTACCGGCCAACGGCACGCCGAAGTTTTCAGTCGGGTAGGCATCGCTGCGCATGGCTTCGGCCACGCGGCGGTCAATGTCGAGGATCGCGCTGGCCGGGTCGGCCAGTTGATCGGCGACGGCGGCGTGGGTCGCGCCCATCTGCTTGATCAGCTCGCGCATGTTCTGTGCGCCGGCACCCGAGGCCGCCTGATAGGTCATGGCACTCATCCACTCGACCAGGCCGGCTTCGAACAAGCCGCCCAGGCCCATCAGCATCAGGCTGACGGTGCAGTTGCCGCCGACGTAGTTCTTGGTGCCCGCGTCCAACTGCTGGTCGATGACCTTGCGGTTCACCGGGTCGAGGATGATCACCGCGTCGTCCTGCATGCGCAGGCTCGAGGCGGCGTCGATCCAGTAACCCTGCCAGCCGGCTTCGCGCAGCTTGGGGAAGACTTCGCTGGTGTAGTCGCCACCCTGACAGGTCAGAATCACGTCGAGGGTTTTCAGCTCTTCAATGTTGTAGGCGTCCTTGAGCGGAGCAATATCCTTGCCCACGGACGGCCCCTGGCCACCCACATTCGAAGTGGTGAAAAACACCGGCTCAATAAGATCGAAATCCTGCTCTTCCAGCATCCGCTGCATGAGCACGGAACCGACCATACCGCGCCAACCGATCAGACCTACACGTTTCATCGCAACTACACCTTGTTAAAAAGTGGGCCGCCTTGCAGCAACAACTGCAAGCGGGCCCGAGAGATTACAGATTCCGCAGCGCGGCGACTACTGCGTCGCCCATTTCTTGCGTACCGACCTTGGTGCAACCCTGCGACCAGATGTCGCCGGTGCGCAAACCCTGATCCAGCACCAGGCTCACGGCTTTCTCGATGGCATCCGCCGCGTCGCTCAGGTTGAAGCTGTAACGCAGCATCATCGACACCGACAAAATGGCCGCCAGCGGGTTGGCAATACCCTGGCCCGCGATGTCCGGCGCCGAACCGTGACAAGGCTCGTACATGCCCTTGTTGTTGGTGTCCAGGGACGCCGACGGCAGCATGCCGATGGAACCGGTGAGCATCGACGCCTGGTCGGACAGGATGTCGCCGAACAGGTTGTCGGTGACGATCACGTCGAACTGCTTCGGCGCACGCACCAGCTGCATGGCGGCGTTGTCGACGTACATGTGGCTCAGTTCGACGTCGGGGTAATCCTTGGCGACTTCTTCGACGATTTCGCGCCACAGTTGGCTGGAGGCCAGTACGTTGGCCTTGTCCACCGAGCAGACCTTCTTGCCACGCACGCGGGCCATGTCGAAGCCGACACGGGCGATACGGCGGATTTCGCTCTCGCTGTACGGCAGGGTGTCGTAGGCCTGGCGTTCGCCATTCTCCAACTCGCGCACGCCCCGTGGCGAGCCGAAGTAGATACCGCCGGTCAGCTCGCGCACGATCAGGATATCCAGGCCTGCCACCACTTCCGGCTTGAGGCTCGAGGCATCGGCCAGTTGCGGGTAGAGGATCGCCGGGCGCAGGTTACCGAACAGGCCCAGTTGCGCGCGGATTTTCAGCAGGCCGCGCTCAGGGCGGATGTCACGTTCGATCTTGTCCCACTTCGGGCCGCCCACAGCGCCGAGCAATACGGCGTCGGCCGCGCGGGCGCGGTCCAGGGTCTCGTCGGCCAGCGGTACGCCGTGCTTGTCGATGGCCGCGCCGCCGATCACGTCGTGGCTCAGCTCGAAGCCCAGGCTGTACTTGGTGTTGGCCAGTTCCAGCACCTTGACCGCTTCGGCCATGATTTCCGGACCAATACCGTCGCCAGGGAGAATCAGAATCTGCTTGCTCATGCGTTCCTCATTTCATCAAGCGACCCGCCCGTGGGCAGGTCGGGAAAAATCAATCAGCGTTCGGCGAAAACCACCAGCACGTCGGTGCTGAAGGTGCCGTCGGCTTGAATTTCGTAATAATCACGCACTTCCTGGCCCATCGCCGTTTGCAGCTCAAGAATCGCGGCACGCAGAACCTGCGGCGTGCGCATGCGCTCGACCCAAGAGGTGTACTCCAGGCGCAAACGCTGGCGGCTGCTGGTGCGCACATGCAAGCCGGACTCGCTGAGCTGCTGCATCCACTCGGCGGCGGAGTAGTCGCGCACGTGGCTGGTGTCGCGCAGCACTTCGACGGTTTGCAGGTAAGTGTCCAACAGCGGGCTGCCCGGTGACAAGACGTCGACGAAGGCCGCCACGCCACCCGGCTTGAGCACCCGGCGTACTTCACGCAGGGCCAGGCCGAGGTCGCTCCAGTGGTGGGCCGAGTAGCGGCTGAACACGAAGTCGAACTCGCCATCGGCGAACGGCAGGCGCTCAGCGGCGCCGTTCACGGTGCGGATGTTGCCCAGGCCACGGTCCGTCGCAGCAGCGGCGACCACGTCGAGCATCTGTTGGGACAGGTCGTAGGCGACCACTTCCTTGACCAGGGGCGCGACGTGGAAGCTGACATGACCGGCACCGCAGCCCAGGTCCAGCAGTCGTGCACTGCCCTGCCCGGTCAGTTCGGCCTGGAGTAGCGCGAATTCGGTGCCCTGGGCGTGCACGGCACTGCTCAGGTAGGCGGAGGCTTGCTCGCCGAATTGTTTTTGCACGACTTGGGTGTGGGCGGTGGTGGTCATGGCGGTTTCCTTGGGACTTGTGTTGTTGACACTGGCCTCATCGGGGGCAAGCCCCCTCCCACACTTGAATGTGTTCGCAGCTCAAAATGTGGGAGGGGGCTTGCCCCCGATAGCGGCGAGCCTACCTACATCAATCGCGAAACAACCAAGGCTGACTCGCCCGGTGCTTGGCCTCAAACGCGGCAATCGCATCGCCGTCCTGCAGGGTCAGGCCGATATCGTCCAGGCCGTTGATCAGGCAGTGCTTGCGGAAGGCATCCACCTCAAAGTGGTACACCTTGCCATCGGGACGGGTCACGGTCTGCGCGGCCAGGTCGACGGTCAGTTGGTAGCCCTCTTCGGCCTCAACCTGCTTGAACAACTCGTCCACTTCAGCATCGCTCAAGATGATCGGCAGCAAGCCGTTCTTGAAGCTGTTGTTGAAGAAGATGTCGGCATAGCTCGGCGCGATGATGCTGCGAAAGCCATACTCTTCCAGGGCCCACGGCGCGTGTTCACGGCTGGAACCGCAACCGAAGTTTTCCCGGGCCAGCAAGACGCTGGCGCCCTGATAACGCTCGGCATTGAGCACGAAGTCCTTGTTCAGCGGGCGCTTGGAGTTGTCCTGGTAGGCGTAGCCCACGTCCAGGTAGCGCCACTCGTCGAACAGGTTGGGGCCGAAGCCGGTGCGCTTGATCGACTTCAAGAACTGCTTGGGGATGATCTGGTCTGTGTCGACGTTGGCGCGATCCAGAGGGGCGACAAGGCCGGTGTGTTGAGTAAAAGCACGCATCGGGTATTCCTCAGATCAATTCGCGAACGTCGATGAAACGACCGTTGACGGCAGCGGCGGCGGCCATGGCCGGGCTGACCAGGTGGGTACGCCCACCGGCGCCCTGGCGCCCTTCGAAGTTACGGTTGGAAGTGGACGCGCAATGCTCACCCGACTCCAAACGGTCCGGGTTCATCGCCAGGCACATCGAGCAGCCTGGCTCACGCCATTCAAAACCGGCTTCGAGGAAGATCTTGTCCAGGCCTTCGGCTTCAGCCTGCGCCTTGACCAGGCCCGAGCCCGGCACCACGATGGCTTGCTTGATGGTCGAGGCAACTTTGCGGCCCTTGGCGATCACTGCCGCGGCGCGCAGGTCTTCGATCCGCGAGTTGGTGCAGGAACCGATGAACACGCGATCCAACTGAATGTCGGTAATCGCCTGGTTGGCCTTCAAGCCCATGTACTTCAAGGCACGCTCAATGGAGCCGCGCTTGACCAGGTCGGCTTCCCGGGCCGGGTCGGGCACGTTCTGGTCGACGGCCAGGACCATCTCCGGCGAAGTGCCCCAACTGACCTGCGGCTTGATCTGGGCAGCGTCCAACTCGACCACGGTGTCGAACATCGCATCGGCGTCGGAGACCAGGTCTTTCCAGGCCTCGACAGCGGCGTCCCAGTCCTTGCCTTGTGGGGCAAATGGACGGCCCTTGACGTATTCAACGGTCTTTTCGTCCGCCGCCACCATGCCCACGCGGGCACCGGCTTCGATGGACATGTTGCAGATGGTCATGCGGCCTTCGATGGACAGGTCGCGAATCGCGCTGCCGGCAAACTCGATGGCATGGCCGTTACCGCCGGCGGTGCCGATCTTGCCGATCACGGCGAGCACGATGTCCTTGGCGGTCACGCCGAACGGCAACTGGCCTTCGACTTTAACCAACATGTTCTTCATCTTCTTGGCGACCAGGCACTGGGTGGCGAACACATGCTCCACCTCGGAGGTGCCGATGCCGTGGGCCAGGGCGCCGAACGCACCGTGGGTGGAGGTGTGGGAGTCGCCGCAGACCACGGTCATGCCCGGCAAGGTAGCGCCCTGCTCCGGGCCGATCACGTGCACGATGCCTTGACGCACGTCATTCATCTTGAATTCAGTGATGCCATATTCGTCGCAGTAGTCGTCGAGGGTCTGCACCTGCAAACGCGACACCTGGTCGGCAATGGCTTCGATGCCGCCCTTGCGCTCAGGCGTGGTCGGTACGTTGTGGTCCGGGGTGGCGATGATGGAGTCGACGCGCCAAGGCTTGCGCCCGGCCAGCCGCAGGCCTTCGAACGCTTGGGGCGAGGTCACTTCATGGATGATGTGACGGTCGATATAGATCAGCGACGAGCCATCGTCGCGCCGTTTCACTTCATGGGAATCCCAAAGCTTGTCGTAAAGCGTTTTGCCGGCCATCAGTCGGTCCTCATCAGCGGTATTTCTCTATGCCGGGCTTTTCAATAACCCTTTGGCTTGTGAGGCTGATGGTATGGCGCTACATTAAATAACTCAAATTCATATTTTTTATGCTTTGGATTACCAACTGGAATACATGAATGGACCTGGCCAACCTCAATGCCTTTATCGCCATCGCCGAGACCGGCAGCTTCTCCGGTGCCGGTGAACGCCTGCACCTGACCCAGCCAGCCATCAGCAAGCGCATTGCCGGCCTGGAGCAACAATTGAAAGTGCGTTTGTTCGACCGCCTGGGCCGTGAAGTCGGCCTGACTGAGGCCGGACGGGCCTTGCTGCCACGCGCCTATCAGATCCTCAACGTGCTGGACGACACGCGCCGCGCCCTCACCAACCTCACCGGCGAAGTCAGCGGGCGCCTGACCCTGGCCACCAGCCACCATATCGGCCTGCATCGTTTGCCGCCGGTGCTGCGCGCATTCACCCGGGAATACCCGAATGTGGCACTGGATATTCAGTTCCTCGATTCGGAAGTGGCCTACGAAGAAATCCTCCACGGCCGCGCCGAAGTGGCGGTGATCACCCTGGCACCCGATCCCCACCATCTGGTGCGTGCCACTCCGGTGTGGGACGACCCGCTGGACTTCGTGGTGGCGCCGGAGCACAGCCTGATCAGCAACGGCCACGTGAACCTGGCCGACATTGCCGGCCACCCGGCGGTGTTCCCCGGCGGCAACACCTTCACCCACCATATTGTCAGCCGGCTGTTCGAGGCCCAGGGCCTCACGCCAAATATCGCGATGAGCACTAACTACCTGGAAACGATCAAGATGATGGTATCGATCGGCCTGGCCTGGAGCGTCCTGCCGCGCACCATGCTCGATGATCAGGTGGCAAGTATCGCTTTGCCGGGCATACAACTCAGTCGCCAGCTAGGCTATATCGTGCACACCGAAAGGACGCTGTCGAATGCTGCGCGGGCTTTCATGAGCCTATTGGATGCACAGGTCGATCTGCCAGGGATACCGGCATGAAACCGTGCGGCCTCCAGGTCTGAACTGAACCGCGCCTTACGCCCATCGAGCCAAGGCCCTTTGATAATGCGCAACCCCGTCGACTCCTTGCCACCCCTGCCCCGCATTTACGCCCTGGACCCCCAAGAGGCGGAACAAAGCTGGGACAGCGCCCCGCAACTGCTGGCCGCGCTCAATGCCGCCCGGCTGGGCGCCTGGTGCTGGGAAATCGACACCGGCAGGATAAGCTGGTCGCGGGGCACCCAGGCGCTGTTCGGCTTTGACCCGCGCCAACCGCTACCCAAGGACCTGGACTATCTGGACCTGCTCGCGCCACAGGATCGCGCCCGCGTGGTGCGGGCCTTTCACGCGGTATTGGCCGGCGAGCCGTTCGAACAGGCGATGCATCACCATATCCAGTGGCCGGACGGCACCCACCACTGGCTGGAAATCAATGGCAGCCTGGCACCTGACAAAGCCGGGCGGCGGCGCATGATCGGGGTGATCCGCGAGACCACCCGCCAGCGCGAACGGGAGCACGCCCTCAGCCACTCGGAAAAACGCTTCGCCACGCTGTTTCACCTGTGCCCCAACATGGTCTTGCTGACTCGCCAGTCCGACGGACTGATCAGTGAGGCCAACCAGTATTTCGAGATGCTTTTCGGCTGGCCGGTCGCCGATGCCATCGGCCGCACCACCCTGGACCTGGGCCTGTGGCGCCATCCGGAACAGCGTGCGCAACTGGTCAAGGCGACCCAGCGCAAGGGCCTGCCCATCACCATGGAGGTGCAGTTCTGCGCCAGCAACGGCCAGATCCACGACGGCACCCTCAGCGCACAAAAGGTGGAATTGGACGGCGAGGCTTACCTGCTCAGTACCTTTCTGGACACCACCGAGCGCAAAATAGCCGAGCAGGCCCTCAAGGACAGCCAGGAACGCCTCGACCTGGCCCTGGATTCAGCGCAACTGGGTACCTGGGACTGGCACATCCCCACCGGCATGCTCTATGGCTCGGCCCGCGCCGCCCAATTGCATGGCCTGCCGCCGGAGCCGTTCCACGAGTCCTTTGACGCCTTCTTCGATGGCATGCCCAATGACGAGCGCGAGAGCATGCGCAACGCCTACCGCACCCTGCGCGAAGGCCCGGCCGGCAATTATCAGCTGACGTATCGCGTGCCCATGGAAGACGGCAGCTCACGCTACCTCGAAAGCCGCGCCCGCCTGTACCGTGATGAGCACGGCGCGCCGCTGCGCATGGCCGGCACGTTGCTGGACATCACCGACCAGGTGGAACGCGAACAACGCCTGACCGCCTCCGAGGAAAAATTCGCCAGCCTGTTCCAGGCCAGCCCGGACCCGATCTGCGTCACCTGCCTGGAGGGCGGCGCGTTTATCGAAATCAACCCCGCGTTTACCCAGACCTTTGGCTGGACGGCCGCCGAGGTCATCGACAAAAGCGCCGAGCAGATTGGCCTATGGGACGAGTCGAGCAAGCGCCTGCAGCGTATCGAGCGGATGATCCGCGAGCAGGCATTGAACAATGTGGCGATCGTGGTGCATCACAAGAACGGCCAGACCCTGACATGCGTCATCTCCAGCCGCTTGATCAAGGTGGGTGACCAGCCGTGCATCGTCACCACGCTGCGCGATATCACCCAGCAGCAGCGCTCGGAAGCGGCGCTCAAGGCCAGCGAAGAGAAATTCGCCAAGGCCTTCCATTCCAGCCCCGACGCCATTTCCATCACTGAGCGCGACACCGGCCGCTATGTGGAGGTCAACGACGGCTTCTGCCGCCTGACCGGCTATCGCGCCGAGGAAGCCATCGGCTTGACCCTGTATCAGATCGGCATCTGGGCCGATGAAAACCAGCGCGCCGCGCTGCTGGCCGAGTTGCAGATCAAGGGCCGCATTCATCATCTGGAAATGCTCTGGCACAACAAGCGCGGCGAGTTGCTGGCGGTGGAAGTCTCGGTGGAGCCCATCACCCTGAATGAAACCCCGTGCCTGTTGCTGACCGCCCGCGACGTGAGCCTGCTGAAAAACGCCCAGGCGCAGATCCGCCACCTGGCCTATCACGACCCGTTGACCAACCTGCCCAACCGCGCCCTGCTGATGGACCGCCTGAGCCAGCAGATCGCCCTGCTCAAGCGGCATAATCTGCGCGGCGCGCTGCTGTTTCTTGACCTCGACCACTTCAAGCACATCAACGACTCCCTCGGCCACCCGGTGGGCGACACCGTG of Pseudomonas azotoformans contains these proteins:
- the leuB gene encoding 3-isopropylmalate dehydrogenase, whose protein sequence is MSKQILILPGDGIGPEIMAEAVKVLELANTKYSLGFELSHDVIGGAAIDKHGVPLADETLDRARAADAVLLGAVGGPKWDKIERDIRPERGLLKIRAQLGLFGNLRPAILYPQLADASSLKPEVVAGLDILIVRELTGGIYFGSPRGVRELENGERQAYDTLPYSESEIRRIARVGFDMARVRGKKVCSVDKANVLASSQLWREIVEEVAKDYPDVELSHMYVDNAAMQLVRAPKQFDVIVTDNLFGDILSDQASMLTGSIGMLPSASLDTNNKGMYEPCHGSAPDIAGQGIANPLAAILSVSMMLRYSFNLSDAADAIEKAVSLVLDQGLRTGDIWSQGCTKVGTQEMGDAVVAALRNL
- the leuC gene encoding 3-isopropylmalate dehydratase large subunit, with the protein product MAGKTLYDKLWDSHEVKRRDDGSSLIYIDRHIIHEVTSPQAFEGLRLAGRKPWRVDSIIATPDHNVPTTPERKGGIEAIADQVSRLQVQTLDDYCDEYGITEFKMNDVRQGIVHVIGPEQGATLPGMTVVCGDSHTSTHGAFGALAHGIGTSEVEHVFATQCLVAKKMKNMLVKVEGQLPFGVTAKDIVLAVIGKIGTAGGNGHAIEFAGSAIRDLSIEGRMTICNMSIEAGARVGMVAADEKTVEYVKGRPFAPQGKDWDAAVEAWKDLVSDADAMFDTVVELDAAQIKPQVSWGTSPEMVLAVDQNVPDPAREADLVKRGSIERALKYMGLKANQAITDIQLDRVFIGSCTNSRIEDLRAAAVIAKGRKVASTIKQAIVVPGSGLVKAQAEAEGLDKIFLEAGFEWREPGCSMCLAMNPDRLESGEHCASTSNRNFEGRQGAGGRTHLVSPAMAAAAAVNGRFIDVRELI
- a CDS encoding aspartate-semialdehyde dehydrogenase, with the protein product MTQTFEIAVIGATGTVGETLVQILEELDFPVGTLYLLAGNNSAGASVPFRGKNVRVKEVDEFDFSKAQLAFFAAGPAVTLSFAPRATAAGCSVIDLSGALPAEQAPQVVPEANAHVLEGLKKPFQLGSPSPSATNLAVVLAPLRGLLDIQRVSVTASLAMSAQGREAVSELARQTAELLNMRPLEPKFFDRQVAFNLLAQVGTPDAQGHTTLEKRLVHELRAVLGLPLLKISATCVQAPVFFGDSLTVSLQLGAAVDLVAVSRALDAAPGIELVDEGDFPTAVGDAVGQDVVYVGRVRAGVDDPAELNLWLTSDNVRKGAALNAVQLAQLLIKGLA
- a CDS encoding FimV/HubP family polar landmark protein, which encodes MVQVRKLVLAIAAASALSSGMAQALQLGEMTLKSKLNQPLAVEIELLDVGGLTATEITPSLASAQAFVDAGVDRQAFLNDLTFTPVINPNGRSVVRVTSSKPLPDSYVRFLLQVQWPNGRLMRDYSVLLDPAKFDQSAPAAVAPAPRLAAPASTATAASKPAQHTTTSRDTLWEIAAKHRNGGSVQQTMLAIQALNPDAFIDGNINRLKTGQVLRLPDAVQSTALPQPQAIAEVSAQNAAWRQGRRAATNPAAGKQQLDATKRTQAGNAPASTNAKDNLSLVSAEAAKKGAKGKAGDSAALSDKLAMTQEQLDTTRRDNEELKSRAADLQSQLDKLQKLIQLKNDQLARLQAEKGVPAAPATAAMPAQLAGEPSTAPATPDAVTPAPVAPAPEPVKTGVAPASPDGKFNELLTNPIVLGVIGGAAGLLVLLLLLLWARHRNARREEEKHLRMARALAEEPEFTSNLHDDLPPSSFEGLETPPPSVKLAAAPAPAPVVEPAPVVPTVASVLAPLAVAVAPVNSNDALAQAQSHIDRGHLNQAADVLEQAIKHEPKRSDLRLKLMEVYGLQNDKDGFVTQERQLVANGENHAQVEQLKSRFPAMAVLAAGVSAAVAAAALDAQYVKDLLEDKPAAPAPEAFDTDFDLSLDELEQASPAEVKDDQQTFESLLQQQTEAKASPDDLSDFDLDLQLDAPASAQSDDDFLSGLEEQMKDVPAVEPPTLTPAALDDFDLPEDFDLSLADEPEAAAKPDAFTSELDDVNAELDRLSQSLEHPSIEPSFTAEDAAQGDDEPEFDFLSGTDEVATKLDLAQAYIDMGDADGARDILSEVLTEGDEVQRGEAKEMLGRLA
- a CDS encoding class I SAM-dependent methyltransferase; this translates as MTTTAHTQVVQKQFGEQASAYLSSAVHAQGTEFALLQAELTGQGSARLLDLGCGAGHVSFHVAPLVKEVVAYDLSQQMLDVVAAAATDRGLGNIRTVNGAAERLPFADGEFDFVFSRYSAHHWSDLGLALREVRRVLKPGGVAAFVDVLSPGSPLLDTYLQTVEVLRDTSHVRDYSAAEWMQQLSESGLHVRTSSRQRLRLEYTSWVERMRTPQVLRAAILELQTAMGQEVRDYYEIQADGTFSTDVLVVFAER
- the asd gene encoding aspartate-semialdehyde dehydrogenase translates to MKRVGLIGWRGMVGSVLMQRMLEEQDFDLIEPVFFTTSNVGGQGPSVGKDIAPLKDAYNIEELKTLDVILTCQGGDYTSEVFPKLREAGWQGYWIDAASSLRMQDDAVIILDPVNRKVIDQQLDAGTKNYVGGNCTVSLMLMGLGGLFEAGLVEWMSAMTYQAASGAGAQNMRELIKQMGATHAAVADQLADPASAILDIDRRVAEAMRSDAYPTENFGVPLAGSLIPWIDKELPNGQSREEWKAQAETNKILGRFKSPIPVDGICVRIGAMRCHSQALTIKLNKDVPIADIEALISQHNPWVKLVPNNRDISMQELSPTKVTGTLNVPVGRLRKLNMGSQFLGAFTVGDQLLWGAAEPLRRMLRILLER
- the leuD gene encoding 3-isopropylmalate dehydratase small subunit; protein product: MRAFTQHTGLVAPLDRANVDTDQIIPKQFLKSIKRTGFGPNLFDEWRYLDVGYAYQDNSKRPLNKDFVLNAERYQGASVLLARENFGCGSSREHAPWALEEYGFRSIIAPSYADIFFNNSFKNGLLPIILSDAEVDELFKQVEAEEGYQLTVDLAAQTVTRPDGKVYHFEVDAFRKHCLINGLDDIGLTLQDGDAIAAFEAKHRASQPWLFRD